The stretch of DNA ATCAGGTGGACCTCACCGCCGATCCGGTCCTCTCCGCGCTCCATGACGAGCTCCGGGGCTATCCCGCTCCGGAGGGCCCCGCGCACGGCAAGGGCCGGGAGTCCGAGCCGGTGGGCGTCGTGGTGCCCCTGCGCTTGGAGACGGCCGTGGGGGTCCTCTCGTTCTTCAGCACCATCACCGTCTTTGGCACCCCCATCGACATCACCCTCTCCGAGCTCGCGATCGAGTCCTTCTTCCCCGCGGACCCCGCGACCGCCGAGGCCTTGCGAAGGCTCTCCGAGATGGCTGCTCCCCCGGCCGCCTGAGCTTGGCGGGGTGAGGTGCGTGGAGGCAGCCTGGCGGAGGGGAGCTGCCCTGCCTGGGACGGCGCGCAGCGTCTGGCGGCCATGAGAGGCTTGGGTTAGAGGCGCATGACTCTATGGCATCTCCCACAGGCCCTTCCCATCCGCTGTCCGTCTTCCGCCACCGCGACTTCCGGCTCTACCAGCTGGCGCGGCTGTGCGCGGTGCTGGCCGTCCAGATCGAATCGGTGGCCATCGGCTGGCAAGTCTACGAGATGACCGGGAGCGCGCTGGCGCTGGGCTACACGGGCCTGGCGCAGTTCGTGCCCTTCTTCGCCTTCGCCCTCATTGGCGGCCAGCTGGCGGACCGGGTGGATCGCCGCGCCATCCTGGTGGTGTGCCAGGCCGTCATGCTGGTGTGCAGCCTGCTGCTTCTGGTCTTCTCGCTGGGCCACATCCAGGACGTGCGCTTCGTCTATGGGGTGCTGATGCTCTTCGGCACCGCGCGGGCCTTCTACGCGCCTGCCGGTTCGGCGCTCACCCCCCGCCTGGTGCCCGCCGAGGACCTCACGCGCGCCGTGGCCATCAACTCCACCAGCTGGCAGGTGGCCACCATCGCCGGCCCCGCGGTGGGCGGGCTCCTCTATGGCTGGGCGGGGGCCGAGGGCGCATACATCGGCTCCGCGTCACTGTGCGCGCTCAGCGTGCTGTGGACGGTGTCCTTGAAGGTGAGGACGGGGCGGTCCTCCAACTCCTCGTTCTCCGTGGAGTCGGTCCTGGCGGGGTTCCGCTTCCTGCGCCGCCAGCGGGTGCTCCTGGGCAGCATCACCCTCGACTTGTTCGCGGTGCTGTTCGGCGGCGCGGTGGCGCTCCTGCCCATCTACGCGCGGGACGTGCTGCACACCGGGCCCTGGGGCATGGGCCTGCTGCGCAGCGCGCCGGCCCTGGGCGCCGCCGCGGTGGCCGTGGTGCTCGCCTCCCGCCCCCTGGGCCGCCGGGCCGGGTGGAAGATGTTCATCTCGGTGGGCATCTTCGGCCTGGCGACGCTCGCCTTCGGGCTCAGCCGCTGGCTGCCCCTGTCCGTCGTGGCCCTGGTGGTGGCGGGGGCGGCGGACATGGTGAGCGTGGTGGTGCGCGGCACGCTGGAGATGGTGGCCACGCCGGATGAGATGCGTGGCCGCGTGGGCGCGGTGAACATGATGTGCGTGGGCGCCTCCAACGAGTTGGGAGAGTTCCGCGCGGGCGCCTTCGCCGAACACCTGGGGCCCGTGGCGGCGGTGGTGTCCGGGGCGCTGGGAACGCTGGTGGTGGTGGCGCTCTGGGCCACGGCCTTTCCCGAGCTGCGGCGGGTGGATGATCTGGAGCAGGCCGCCCGCGAGCCCCTTCCCGGGGAGGAGCCCCCGGCGGCCGCTTCCGCGCACTGAGCCCGGGGGTCAGCGGTTCTTCGGAGGCTCTTCCCGCGTCAGCCGCAGCCGGATGTCCGCGAAGTGGTAGGGCGCCCAGGGGCCGGTGAACTGGAACGTCAGCATCGCGTGGTTCGCGGCGAGCGACTTGACCCGCGCGTCGAAGGCGGCCTCGCGCTCGCGGGCCACGAGGAAGACGGCGTTGAGCATCATCCGCTCGCCCACGGGGCTCACCACCCGGGCCGCCGCGGCCACGGGCCGCAGGGCATCCACCAGCGCCTCGCCCTCCCGCCGCGCCCGCTCCTGAAGTGCTCCCTCCAGCTTGCGCGCGTACTCCAGGTGGCCGGGACTGCCCGGAGGCTGGAGCGCCAGGCGCCCCAGCTCCGCGTCCGCCAGCTCCAGCTCGCGGGCCACCCGGTCCTGGTCCCAGAGCACCTTGAGCCCCAGCTCGACATGCCCCTCCAGCCGCGTCAGCACGCCGCTGAAGGCGTCATGCGCCGCGCGCAGCAGCGCCGTGACGTCCTCGGGGGAGGGGAAGGTGAGGCCAAAGGCCGTGGGCAGCAGCGTGTGCTCGCGCAGCACCGCCTCCTGGACCCGGTGGTGCGTCAGCACGTTGTCGCGCGTCGGGTCCGGCACCCCCAGGGGGCCCTTCGAGACGACGGCGCCCAGCCCCCGGTACACGAGGGTGCTCACCTCGGCGGGGGGCACGCCCAGCCCGATGGGGCCAAAGCGCAGCGCTTCCTCCGTGCGCAGCACGCCATAGACATAGACGCCGTGCGCCGGGATGAGCCCTTCGGACGCGGGAAGCGCGGCGCGAAGGGGCTCAGGCTCGGCAACGGGGCGGGGAGGCTCGACGGCCGGGGGCGGCTGGCGCTTCGCCGGACGCTTGGCGGTTCGGGAACTTCCTTTCCGGACGGGGGGCCGGGCCATGTCTCACCGAGCCGGAAGCGTCTTGCGCCCTGCCAGCATCCGCTTCACTTCCTCCACCAGGGCATCGGGCAGACAGGGCTTGATGACGAAGGAGTCGCACCCGGCGTCCTGGGCACCTCCGGGCTGGCCCGTCAGCGCGTGGCCCGTCAGCGCCACCACGGGGATGGTCTTCGTGCGCTCGTCGCTCTTGAGCCGGCGCGTGGCCTCCCAGCCGTCGATGACGGGCAGGGACAGGTCCATCAAGATGACGTCCGGCAGCAGCTCGAAGGCCTTGTCCAGCGCCTCGGCGCCATTCTTCGCCTCGGCCACCCGGAAGCCGGAGAACTCCAGGTACTCCGCATACATCTCGCGTGCATCCTGGTAGTCGTCGACGACCAGGACGAGCGGCTTGAGGCCTTCGCCAGGGGGATTACTCATGTGCGCCTCGTGCGCCGGGGTAGGTGCAGTGTGAAGGTGGAGCCCTGGCCCAATGCGCTTTGAACGGTGATGCGTCCTCCCAGCATCGCCGCCAGGCGACGGCAGATGGACAGGCCCAGGCCTGTGCCGCCATACGCGCGCGTGGGGGAGCTGTCCACCTGCTGGAAGTCCTCGAAGATTTTCTCCTGGTGTTCCGGCGCGATGCCGATGCCGGTGTCCTTCACGGAGATGAGCACCAGTGACAGCGGCGCCTGGTACTCGGCCGTCACCTGGATGGAGCCCTCGTGGGTGAACTTGAGCGCGTTGGACAGGAGGTTGAGGACGATCTGCTTCACCTTCTGCCGGTCGCTGTGCACCTCCGGGAGCTTGGAGGGCAGGGCGGTGTCCACCCCGAGCTTCGTGCGCGCGATGATGGGATCCAACTCCGCCATCACCTCCTGAAGGAGCTCCGGCATCTCGAAGTCCGACAGGTTGAGCGGCATCCGGCCCGCTTCGATGCGGGTGATGTCGAGAATCTCGTTGATGACCTGGAGCAGGTGCCGCCCGTTGGAGTCGATGCGCTGCAGGTTGCGCTTCTGCGTGGGCATCATCTCCCCGGACACCCCCTGGAGCAGCATGTTGGTGTAGCCGAGGATGGCGTTGAGCGGGGTGCGGAACTCGTGGGACATGTTGGCCAGGAACTGGGACTTGGCCGCGCTGGCCTGCTCAAGCTGGAGCGCCTGCCGGCGCAGCTTCTCGTTCTGCTCGGCCAGCTCCGCGGTGGCCGTGTGGACCTTGGCCTCCAGCTCGCTGGAGGCCGTCTTGAGCTGCTCCAGCAGCCGCGCCTTCTCGCGCGTCTCGGTCCGGTCGTTGAGCAGGGTGACGATGGAGGCCGTCTCCCCCTGATCCGTGAGGACCTTGCTGGCCACGGCCTCCATGGGCAGGGGCGCTCCTGTGGAGGGCTCCACCAGCTGAAGCTCGCCGCGCCAGCGCCGGGCGCCCCCCTGGGACAGCAGGTGGGAGAGGAACGAGGAGAAGTGCGCGTCGTTGGTGCGCACGCGGCGCCGGGCCGCCTCGCCGCTGTCGGCGGGGGTGGAGAAGAGCCGCTCGGCCGGATCATTCATCAGCACCATGCTCCCGGACGGATCCGTGAGGATGATGGGGTTGGGCACCGAGTCGAGGATGAGATCCAGGCGCAGCCGCTCCGAGCGGGCCTCCTGCTCCGAGGCCCGCAGCCGCCGGTAGCTCTCGCCGAGCGCCTGGGTGGCGCGGCCCAGGTCCGTCACGTTGCGCAGCACGCTCATCACCCCCTGCACGCCATCGGCCTCGCGCATGGGGGTGGTGACCAGCTCGAAGAGCAGGTCCGTGCCCTGCTGCGGGTCCACGAGGGACAGCTCGCGCCGGCGCACGGTGGAGGCCCCCCCGGTGGCGGCGCTGGCCAGCGCGGTGGTGAACAGGTGCTGGTTGAGCTCCACCGCCCGGCGGTGGCCCTCGCTGGCGCCCGCCTCCGCCACCAGCAGCTCGCGGGCCCGCGCGTTGGCGACGCGCAGGTGCCCCGCCTCGGTGGTGAACAGCAGCGGGTCGGTGACCGCGTCCAGCAGGCGCATCAGGATGACCTGGTCCGCGGAGGCGGCCGGCGTTCCTGCGGGTGACGGCTCCTCGGGCAGGGGGCTGGAGGGCATCAGGGGCGCGGGGGAGGACACGGCGCTACGCTCCGGTCCCCGTCATGCCGGGAGGCGGCGCGGGCGGCTCCAGGTGGGTGTCCACGGCCTCGACGGTGATGTGGAGCGTATCCGGGCCGGACAGGGGGCCTGTCCGCGGCGCGTTCGGGCGCACGTCGAACCGGATGCCCTGATCCAGGACACGGTCAAGGATGTCGACGAGGCTGGTGATTCCGGGGTTTCGTGCGACAGGCATCCGGGACTCCCGCGGGAGGTGGCCCGCGCTCCTTTCATAGCGCGTCATAGCGCGCCCGGCCCGGGGGACCCCACGGTTTTGGCAAAGGTCCGCAAATGGCCAACACCTGAGAGTCCACTCTGTTGCCTCGCACACACCGGCCCCAGGCCGGGGCCCGCAGCGAGCAGCCAGGGAGGCAGGCCCCGGCACGCGCCTTACCGGCCTCCGGGAGCATCCCTAGCCTTGGGGCATGAAGGAAGAGCGAATCAACCCCTCTCTCTGGACAACGACCGCGCACGGCAGACGCTTCCCGGTGTTGCCCGGAGACGTGACGGTCGACGTGGTGGTCATCGGAGGCGGCATCGCCGGCCTCACCACCGCCTGGTTGTTGAAGAAGGCGGGAAAGAAGGTGGCCGTCCTGGAGATGAACCGGATTCTCACCGGCCAGACGGGACAGACCACCGCTCACCTCACGGAGCTGCTCGACACCCCGTATGACACGCTGCGCTCGGACTTTGGCGAGCGGGGCGCGCGCATGGCCGCCGCCTCCAGCCGGGCTTCCATCGAGCAGATCGCCTCGATCGTGAAGGAGCTGAACATCGACTGCGGCTTCCAGCGGCTGCCCCTGTACCGCTACGCGGAGACCGACGCGCAGCTGCGCGAGCTGGAGAAGGAAATCACCGCGGCGCAGGAGGCGGGGCTGATGGTCCGCTTCACCCGCGACACGCCGCTGCCCCTGCCCGTGAAGGGGGCGCTGCGGCTGGAGGACCAGGCGCAGTTCCACCCGCGCCAGTACCTGCTGGCGCTCGCCGAGCGCATCGAGGGGGATGGCTGCTACATCTTCGAGGACACGCGCGTGGTGGACGTGCAGGACGGCACGCCGTGCCGCGCCGTCACGGACCGGGGCACCGTCACGGCCGGGGACGTGGTGGAGGCGACCCACAGCCCGCTCAACCGCGTCTTTATGCAGACGAAGGTCTACCCGTACCGCAGCTATGCGGTGGCCGGTCCGCTGGAAGGGCCCCTGGAGCAGTGCCTCTATTACGACAGCCAGGACCCCTACCACTACATCCGCACCCAGCGCGTGGACGGGGTGAACTACGTCATCGTGGGCGGTGAGGACCACAAGGTGGGGACGGAGGAGGACACGGAGCAGCACTTCGCGGCCCTGGAGGCCTACACGCTGCGGTGTCTGCCCGTCTCGAAGCTCACCCACCGCTGGTCCGGCCAGGTCATCGAACCGGCGGACGGCCTGGCGTACATCGGCCGCAACAGCGCCTCGCACCACACCTGGGTGGCCACGGGCTTCTCGGGCACGGGGATGACGTGGGGCACCCTGGCGGGAATGATTATTTCGGACCTCATCCTCGGCCGGCAGAACCCGTACGCCGCGCTGTATGACGCCACGCGCGTGAAGGTGCGAGCGGGCGCCAAGGACTTCATCCAGGAGAACGCCGAGGTGGCCTTCCGGTTCGTCGCCGACCGGCTCTCCCGGCCGGACGGGCACGCGCTGTCCGAGGTCGCCCCGGGCGAGGGAAAGATTCTGGAAGTGTCCGGGCAGAAGGTCGCCGTCTACCGCGAGGAGGGTGGCGCCTGCCACGCCGTGTCCCCAGTGTGTACGCACCTGGGTTGCCACGTGCACTGGAACAACGCGGAGCGCTCCTGGGATTGCCCCTGCCATGGCGCCCGCTTCAGCCCCACCGGCAAGGTCCTCAATGGGCCCGCCGTGAAGGATCTCGCATCGAAGAAGCTCCCACCCGAGGCCAGCACATCATCAGATGGAGAGACACCATGAACGCCATTGAACTGCTCGAGGACCAGCACGAAGAGGTGAAGAAGCTGTTCAAGAAGTACGAGGGCCTCAAGGAGGGCGCGGACGCGGAGCGCCAGGAGCTCTTCGAGAAGATCGCCGACCGGCTGTCGGCCCATGCCACCATCGAGGAGCTGTACTTCTATCCCTCGGTCAAGGCAGCCCGCACGGAGGACAAGCTGTATGAGGCGGTGGAGGAGCACCTGGCCGCCAAGCGCATCATCGCGGACCTGCTCCAGATGGAGCCGGACAGCGAGTACTTCGACGCGAAGATGAAGGTGCTCCAGGAGAGCATCGAGCACCACGTGGAGGAGGAGGAGGAAGACCTCTTCCCGAAGGTGCGCAAGCTCCTGAACGAGGAGCAGCTCCTGGTGCTCGGCATCCAGATGAAGGAGGAGTTCGACGAGCTGATGGAGGCCGAGCCCCGCTACGAGACGCCGATGCAGACGGACGCGGCGGCGCCCCTCTAAGCGGACACGTGCAGTCCTCGCGCGCGGGTGGCACCATGGTTCTTCATGGCTGCCACTTCGCGCGCTGCGGCGTCCTTGCCCGAGTCCTTCACGGTGTCCGCCCGCCGGGCCCTGGCCCGCGCGGACCCCACGCTGGGCGCCCTGATGCGGAAGGTGGGCCCCTTCCGGCTCCAGCTCAAGCCGCTGTTGAGCCCCTTCGAGGCCCTGGCCGAGTCCATCGTCTACCAGCAGCTCCACGGCCGCGCGGCCGCCGCCATCTTCGCCCGGTTGTGCGAGCGGGTGGGCAGCGGCGTGGGCCTCACGCCCGAGGCGCTCCTGGCCACCTCCGATGAAGCCCTGCGCGCCGCGGGGCTGTCGGGCGCCAAGGCGGCGGCCTTGAAGGATCTGGCGGAGAAGACCCGGGCGGGCACGGTGCCCTCGCTGGCCCAGGTGCGGCGGCTGAGCGACGAGACGCTCATCGAGCGGTTCACCGAGGTGCGCGGCATCGGCCAGTGGACGGTGGAGATGCTGCTCATCTTCCGGCTCGGCCGGCCGGACGTGCTGCCGGTGGACGACTACGCCATCCGCAAGGCGTTCATGCTGCTCCAGGGGCTGGAGGCCTCGCCCCGGCCGAAGGAGCTGCTGGCCCATGGCGAGCGGTGGCGGCCCTGGCGCAGCGTGGCGAGCTGGTACCTGTGGCGCTCGCTGGAGCTGCCCGAGGTGCAAGAGGCCGCGCGCTGGGCGAAGAAGGACTGAGCCAGACGCTCCCCCGGCGTTAGGCCGGGCCCGGGGCCGGCCGTGAGGCCCGCAGTCCCCGGAGCGGCAGCAAGAGGAAGAGGAACGTTACGGAGAGGACCGTGCCCAGGAGAAACGCCTGGGCGTAGCTCCAGTGCGCCTCGCCCACGAGCAAGCCGCCGATGGGGCCTCCGGGGGCCTTGCCCAGCACCTCGAGGCTGGCGAACAGCGTGTAGTGGGTGGCGCCGATGCGCGGATCCGTCTGCGACATCATGAAGGCGAACATCACCGTGGTGAGCGCCCCGCCGAAGAACTCCTCGGCCATGGTGACGCCGATGATGCTCGCATCGGACACCCCGAACTGGGCCAGCCACCACCGGCCCGCGAGCGGGAGGATGCGCAAGCTGGCCGTCAGCGTGAGGGCGCCCAGCAGTGGCATCCGCGTGGCGAGCAGCCCCCCGGCGGTGGAGCCCAGCAGCGAGGCGGCCATGCCCCACGTGCCCACCCAGAGGCCAATCTGCGCGGGGGAGATGCCCTCCTGGACCAGGAAGACCTTGTAGAGCACGTCCGAGAGGGACTCGCCGAACTTGTAGGTGGCGATGAAGAGCAGCACCCAGCCGGTGCCCGGCAGCAGGAACACCTGCCGGAGCCGGGAGAGCACCTCGCGCCACGTGGTCCGCTCGCCGGAGTGCTCCCGGGGGGCGGGCTCTCGGGCGAAGGCCGTCACCCCGAAGACGATGAGGCTGAGCGCTGCCATGGAGAGGAACAGGCCCCGCCAGCCGATGGACTGGCTGGCCCAGACGAGCAGCCCGCCACCGGTGAGCATCCCCAGCTTGTAGCCCACCACCTGCGCGGCGTTGCCCAGGCCCATCTCCTCGGGCCGCAGCGAGTCCACCGCGAAGCCATCCACTGCGATGTCCTGCGTGGCGGCCAGCAGGTTCATCACGAAGATGAGGCCCAGCAGGGCGGGCAGGCCCGTCTCGACGGGGACGAAGGCCGCCAGGGCACACGTGGCGGCCAGGGCCGCCTGGAGGGGCAGGATCCACGACTTGCGCCGGCCGATGCGCGCGGAGCCATAGCGGTCCACGAGTGGGGCCCAGAGCGCCTTGAACATCCAGGGCAGGGACAGGAGCCCCAGAAAGCCAATGGCGGTGACCGACACGCCCTGCGTCCGCAGGTAGACGGGCAGGGCGGTGGCCTGGAACCCGAAGGGCATGCCCTGCACGAAGTAGAGCGCGCCCAGCAGGCCCAGCTTGGACGGAAAGCGCTTCACGGCGCGGAGGATGCCCGCGCGTGCTTCATCACCAGCGCCTCCAGCCGGTTGAGCGCCTTGTCCAGCACCTCCATCGAGGGGCCGAAGGACAGGCGCACGTAGGTGCGGAAGCGCGAGGCGCGGGCGCGGCGCTTGCCGGGGTTCACGTCGAAGAACTCGCCCGGCACGCAGATGATCTTCTCGTCCAGGGCGGCCCGGAAGAAGCCCATCCCATCATTGAGGGGAGGGGGCAGCCCCGCCACGTTGCCCCAGACGTAGAACGTCCCATCCGGCGGCCGGTCCGTGCGGATGCCCAGGCGCTCCAGCCGGGAGTGGAACCGGTCCCGCTTCTCGCGGAAGACGGCGTTGATGGCCATCGTCTCGGCCACCACGGGCCCTTCCTCCAGCAGGGGCAGGGCGGCGCGCTGCAGCGGGCGGCTGCCGCCCCCATCCAGGAAGCTGCCCGCGCTGGAGACCGCCTCGATGACCTGGCGGGGCGCGAGGGTCCACGTCATCCGCCAGCCCGGGTAGCGCCAGTTCTTCGTGAAGCCGTCGAAGAGCACCACCGGGTCCCGGTTCACGTCCTCCACGTAGCGCGCGGCGCTCTCGGCGGGCAGGTGCCCGGGGCGCCCCGTCCACACGTAGTGGGAGTAGAACTCGTCGATGAGCAGGGCGCACTCCTGTTCTCGCGCCACGCCCACCCAGCGCGCCAGCTCCTCGCCGTGCACCAGCTTGCCCGTGGGGTTGCAGGGGTTGGAGAAGAGCAGGGCGGACAGGCCGCGCCCCTGCACCTCGCGCCGCAGGTCCTCGTGGGTGAAGGCGTAGCCGCGCTCGCCCTCCAGGAGGATGGGGATGGAGGTGAACGCCTTGAAGACGTCCAGCAGCTCCTCGTAAGCGGTGTAGTCCGGCAGGAAGTGGCCCAGGTTCACCGCCCCCAGGCTGGCCGCGGCGCGGGTGAGGGCCGCGCGGCCGCCTCCGGACAGGCACACGTTCTCCGCGCTGTACTGGCTGGGCATGCCGCGCCGGTAGAGCCGGTTGTACAGGCTGGCGACGGCCTCGCGGACCTCCCACAGCCCCGCCACCGGCGCGTACTCCAGGTCGCCCACGTCCACGGAGACCTGGTCCACCCGGGGCGGGGCCCCGGGCAGCTCGCCGGTCTCGGGCTGGCCCTGCCCCAGGTTGCACCACTCGGAGTCTCCGGGGCGGTAGCCGCGGCGGCTCGCCTCGGTGGTGACATAGATGACGCCCGTGCGCGGCACGGTGCGGAACGCGGGAATGGGTGTTTCTTCGCTCACACCGCGCACGCTACCGGAGGATGGGCCCGGGCGCCCGTCTTCCGTTACTCGCCCAGCGTGGCGCGCAGGAACCAGGTGTGCTTCTCGAACTCGGTGATGGCGCCCGTCAGCAGGTCCACCGTGTCCGTGTCCTGGTGCTGCTCGCCCAGCTTGCGGCTCTCGCGCAGCCCGGCCAGGTACACGTCGAACCGTTCGGCCAGCAACTTCACATGGTCCAGGTCCTTCACCGTCTCCTGCTGGTACTCGGGGATGCGGCTGGCCTTCGCCACGTGCCGGCTGGTGCCGTAGGCCCGGCCGCCCAGCGTCACCGCGCGCTCGGCGATGGCGTCATTGTGGTTCGACAGGCTCACCGCGAAGGTCTCGAACAGCGGGTGCAGCGCGGCGAACTGGGGACCCTTGATGTTCCAGTGGGCCACCTTGATCTGGCTGTGCAGGTCCAATCCGTCCGCCAGGCGTTCGTTGAGCGAAGCGGCCAGGGGAGCGCGGACCTGCTCGGAGAGGGGGCTGGGGCTGCGGTACATGGTTTCGTCCTTTCGTGGGGCAGGAAGGGCTGCGTCCTGAATGCAAGGTTGGATGCGCGAGGCCCAAAAACAGAGCGCCCCCAGGTGCATTCACCTGGAGGCGCTCTTGAACAGCCCGGCTCAGCGGGGCTTATGACTCCAGGCCCACCGCTGCGGCATGGATGACCGAGGCGATACGGACCGCGTCGTGCACCTGGTCCTCCGAGAGGCCGCCTTCGATGACGACCTTCTCGTGGGACTGCACGCACATCTCGCAGCCGTTGATGGCGCTGACGGCCAGGCAGACCAGCTCGAAGTCCACCTTGTTCGTCAGAACCTGCGCCAGACGGTTCATCCGCAGCCCCGGGCGCTTGGTCGAGTAGGACTCCTTCCCGATCATGTGCCGGAACCGGTAGTACACGTTGTTCATCCCCATCAGGGAGGCCGCCGCGCGGGCGTCCTCGATGACGGGCTCGGCGTTGGCCAGGGCCTTCTTCGCCTCGTTGACGATGGCCTCCTTCAGCCGCTCATTCCGGGCGGCGAAAGCGCACGCAACGGCCACACCCCAGCGCTGCTCGGGGGTGAGGCTGCCACCCTCCAGGACGGCCTGGAGGTTGAGGCGGGTGTCCTTGTGGGCATCCGCGAGCTCGCCGCGGATGACTTCGAGCGAGGCCATGGTGGATTACCCCGCCTTCGCCAGCTTCGAGGTGAGGGTCTCCTCACCCTTCTGCCAGTTGCAGGGGCACAGCTCGTCGGTCTGGAACGCGTCCAGGGTGCGCACCACCTCGGAGACGTTGCGGCCCACCGACAGGTCGTTCACCGACACGTGGCGGATGATGCCCTCGGGGTCGATGATGAAGGTGGCGCGCAGCGCCACGCCCTCCTCCTTGTGGAGGATGCCCAGCGCGTTGCACAGCTCGTGCTTCAGGTCCGCCAGCATGGGGAAGGGCAGGTTCTTCAGGTCCGCGTGGTGCGTGCGCCACGCGTGGTGCACGAACTCGCTGTCGGTGCTCAGGCCGAGCACCTGCGCGTCGCGGTCATTGAAGTCCTTGTTCTTCTTCCCGAACTCGGCGATCTCGGTCGGGCAGATGAAGGTGAAGTCCTTGGGCCACGCAAACAGGATGATCCACTTTCCCTTGTAGGTGTCCTGGTTGATGGTCGCGAACTCCTTGCCCTTCTCGAGGCTCACGGTGGCCTTCACGGAGAAATTCGGAAGCTTGTCGCCAACGGTCAGCATGGTGTGTGACTCCGGGGGGTAAGGGCCCGTCCCCAAGACGGGCCGAAAGTTGATGCGTCAGGTACCACTAGAGCAGGGGTCGTGCCAGAAAAACGGCCTCAATCTATTCAAGAGGTTACGCGAGCAGCCTCTCAAAAAGCCCCGCCGGGAAGGTGAATAACGGCATCTCGGTGTGCTTTGCCACTGCAATTTCGGTGGCCACCGACTATTCGTGTGCCATGGTGGACGATTCCAAGGCCATGGTTGCCTCCGCTCCGGGACTCCTGGAGGACAAGGACTTGCTGGAGCTGGCCAGTGCCGAGCCCTCCGTGACGGAGCTGCTCCGGCGGGGTCTGGACTGGGTAACGCGCATCGCCCGCTTTGATCTGGCGACGCTCTTTTTGTTGAAGAATGCCCGCCTGGTGGCCGTGGCTGCGCGCGGGCCACTGGCCAACGCCCAGGTGCGGGGCCACGTGCTCGAGCTGGCGCACTTTCCCCAGGTCCGCCAGGCCTTGGAAACGCGCCGGGCGCGCGCCTTCACCGAAGAGGACCACACGGGGGAGGGGGATCCGTTCGACGGGGTGCTGGACCTGCCGCCGGGCCACTCCTGCATGGTGGTGCCGCTGTGCTCGGGCGAGCGGTGCTACGGCGTGCTCACCCTGGACCGGGCCGAGTGCGAGACGTACGCCCCCTCGGTGGTGGAGCTCGTCGAGGTGTATGGGCAGATCCTGGCCACCGCCCTCCAGAGCGCCGAGCAGCGGGCCGTCCTGGAGCGGATGCACCGGCAGGACCGCGAGCACGCGAAGCTGCTGGAGTCCGAGCTGGGCAGGGACTCGGAGGGCATCCTCGAGTCGAGCCTGAGCCCGGTGATGCGCGATCTGGCGCGGCGGGCCCGCCAGGTGGCGGAGACGGACACGCCGGTGCTGCTCCTGGGCGAGACGGGCACGGGCAAGGAGCGCCTGGCCCGGGCCATTCACCGCTGGAGCGCCCGGGCGGATCAGCCCTTCGTCACCCTCAACTGCGCGGCCATTCCGGCGGGCCTGTTGGAGAGCGAGCTCTTTGGCCACGTGAAGGGCGCCT from Stigmatella aurantiaca encodes:
- a CDS encoding MFS transporter produces the protein MKRFPSKLGLLGALYFVQGMPFGFQATALPVYLRTQGVSVTAIGFLGLLSLPWMFKALWAPLVDRYGSARIGRRKSWILPLQAALAATCALAAFVPVETGLPALLGLIFVMNLLAATQDIAVDGFAVDSLRPEEMGLGNAAQVVGYKLGMLTGGGLLVWASQSIGWRGLFLSMAALSLIVFGVTAFAREPAPREHSGERTTWREVLSRLRQVFLLPGTGWVLLFIATYKFGESLSDVLYKVFLVQEGISPAQIGLWVGTWGMAASLLGSTAGGLLATRMPLLGALTLTASLRILPLAGRWWLAQFGVSDASIIGVTMAEEFFGGALTTVMFAFMMSQTDPRIGATHYTLFASLEVLGKAPGGPIGGLLVGEAHWSYAQAFLLGTVLSVTFLFLLLPLRGLRASRPAPGPA
- a CDS encoding pyridoxal phosphate-dependent aminotransferase; its protein translation is MSEETPIPAFRTVPRTGVIYVTTEASRRGYRPGDSEWCNLGQGQPETGELPGAPPRVDQVSVDVGDLEYAPVAGLWEVREAVASLYNRLYRRGMPSQYSAENVCLSGGGRAALTRAAASLGAVNLGHFLPDYTAYEELLDVFKAFTSIPILLEGERGYAFTHEDLRREVQGRGLSALLFSNPCNPTGKLVHGEELARWVGVAREQECALLIDEFYSHYVWTGRPGHLPAESAARYVEDVNRDPVVLFDGFTKNWRYPGWRMTWTLAPRQVIEAVSSAGSFLDGGGSRPLQRAALPLLEEGPVVAETMAINAVFREKRDRFHSRLERLGIRTDRPPDGTFYVWGNVAGLPPPLNDGMGFFRAALDEKIICVPGEFFDVNPGKRRARASRFRTYVRLSFGPSMEVLDKALNRLEALVMKHARASSAP
- the dps gene encoding DNA starvation/stationary phase protection protein Dps; this encodes MYRSPSPLSEQVRAPLAASLNERLADGLDLHSQIKVAHWNIKGPQFAALHPLFETFAVSLSNHNDAIAERAVTLGGRAYGTSRHVAKASRIPEYQQETVKDLDHVKLLAERFDVYLAGLRESRKLGEQHQDTDTVDLLTGAITEFEKHTWFLRATLGE
- a CDS encoding carboxymuconolactone decarboxylase family protein translates to MASLEVIRGELADAHKDTRLNLQAVLEGGSLTPEQRWGVAVACAFAARNERLKEAIVNEAKKALANAEPVIEDARAAASLMGMNNVYYRFRHMIGKESYSTKRPGLRMNRLAQVLTNKVDFELVCLAVSAINGCEMCVQSHEKVVIEGGLSEDQVHDAVRIASVIHAAAVGLES
- a CDS encoding peroxiredoxin, which translates into the protein MLTVGDKLPNFSVKATVSLEKGKEFATINQDTYKGKWIILFAWPKDFTFICPTEIAEFGKKNKDFNDRDAQVLGLSTDSEFVHHAWRTHHADLKNLPFPMLADLKHELCNALGILHKEEGVALRATFIIDPEGIIRHVSVNDLSVGRNVSEVVRTLDAFQTDELCPCNWQKGEETLTSKLAKAG
- a CDS encoding sigma 54-interacting transcriptional regulator, which gives rise to MVDDSKAMVASAPGLLEDKDLLELASAEPSVTELLRRGLDWVTRIARFDLATLFLLKNARLVAVAARGPLANAQVRGHVLELAHFPQVRQALETRRARAFTEEDHTGEGDPFDGVLDLPPGHSCMVVPLCSGERCYGVLTLDRAECETYAPSVVELVEVYGQILATALQSAEQRAVLERMHRQDREHAKLLESELGRDSEGILESSLSPVMRDLARRARQVAETDTPVLLLGETGTGKERLARAIHRWSARADQPFVTLNCAAIPAGLLESELFGHVKGAFTGAIKDRAGRFQMAHRGTLLLDEIGELPVDLQAKLLRALQEKTFEPVGSDRVVRADVRILAATHVDLLQAIAQRRFREDLYYRLSVFPLRLPPLRERREDLSQLCAFLLEEQARRTGRRGMRVTPEGLARLAAYDWPGNLRELANVLERATILSSGLELGPQAFELPTRAPVEAPEPRPPVTVSEDVPTLARVQREHILRVLSLTKGRIYGPGGAAELLGLKPSTLQSRMKKLGIARQDQFVIEGPR